From a single Sinomonas atrocyanea genomic region:
- the hemC gene encoding hydroxymethylbilane synthase, with translation MSVRIGTRGSALALTQSQQTADLLAAVGGFSTELVRIRTEGDVKTGSLASLGGTGVFVAALREALLADRCDVAIHSLKDLPTTGEPGLSVAAIPVRADARDVLCARDGLTLDRLPAGSKIGTGSPRRAAQLRALRPDLEVLDIRGNVDTRLGRVPGLPGNAPDAPGDLDAVVLAAAGLARLGRTEVVTEYFEPDTMLPAPGQGALAVECRLGDAPERPAHGGAATAEGVLAQALAAIDDADTRLAVTAERALLARLEAGCAAPVGAFARRKGSMLHLDAIVCAVDGTKSLRLARATDGLTEVGATLLGVELAEQLLEQGAAEFADLGA, from the coding sequence ATGTCGGTCCGCATCGGAACCCGCGGGAGCGCACTGGCCCTGACCCAGTCGCAGCAGACCGCGGACCTGCTCGCCGCGGTGGGCGGCTTCTCGACCGAGCTCGTGCGCATCCGCACCGAGGGGGACGTCAAGACCGGCTCGCTCGCCTCCCTCGGCGGCACGGGCGTGTTCGTGGCGGCGCTGCGCGAGGCGCTCCTGGCCGACCGCTGCGACGTCGCGATCCACTCGCTCAAGGACCTCCCGACCACGGGCGAGCCCGGGCTCTCCGTCGCGGCCATCCCCGTCCGCGCCGACGCGCGCGACGTCCTGTGCGCGCGCGACGGCCTCACCCTCGACCGGCTCCCCGCCGGATCGAAGATCGGCACCGGGTCGCCCCGGCGCGCCGCCCAGCTGCGCGCCCTGCGCCCGGACCTGGAGGTCCTCGACATCCGCGGCAACGTGGACACGCGTCTCGGCCGCGTCCCGGGCCTTCCGGGGAATGCGCCCGACGCACCCGGCGACCTCGACGCGGTCGTCCTCGCCGCGGCCGGCCTCGCCCGCCTCGGCCGCACCGAGGTGGTGACGGAGTACTTCGAGCCCGACACCATGCTGCCCGCGCCCGGCCAGGGCGCCCTCGCGGTCGAGTGCCGGCTCGGGGACGCGCCCGAGCGTCCCGCCCACGGGGGCGCCGCCACCGCGGAAGGGGTGCTCGCCCAGGCGCTCGCCGCGATCGACGACGCCGACACCCGCCTCGCCGTGACCGCCGAACGGGCGCTCCTGGCCCGCCTCGAGGCCGGCTGCGCCGCCCCCGTCGGCGCGTTCGCGCGGCGCAAGGGCAGCATGCTGCACCTCGACGCGATCGTGTGCGCGGTGGACGGCACGAAGTCCCTGCGGCTCGCCCGGGCCACCGACGGCCTCACCGAGGTCGGCGCGACACTGCTCGGCGTCGAGCTCGCGGAACAGCTGCTCGAGCAGGGCGCCGCGGAGTTCGCGGACCTGGGCGCCTGA
- a CDS encoding uroporphyrinogen-III synthase: MAPPDAGAPALAGRRVLLTRSPDRAGAMARALAQAGAEPLLFPVIDFERTEEPAALSAALDRLAAGEYAWLVVSSITTVRALKEAAAGRGTTLAELVPEAVHVATIGPSSRRVLEAEGLRVDLAPGDRQSAEGLVELWSWLDDGAAGADGAGVARVLVPQSNLAAPTLAEGLAAKGWAVEAVTAYRTVDYPADPARRLTAVLAVAAGEGGEEAPGVVLTPHEANGELAAGRIDAVVAASPSAARRIHETLRPLEAVQLIAIGEPTAAELRALGLTVGATAATPTPEGIAEAVARSLYR, encoded by the coding sequence ATGGCGCCACCGGACGCGGGCGCGCCGGCGCTGGCGGGGCGCCGGGTGCTGCTCACGCGCAGCCCCGACCGGGCCGGAGCGATGGCCCGTGCGCTCGCCCAGGCCGGAGCCGAGCCGCTCCTGTTCCCCGTCATCGACTTCGAGCGCACCGAGGAGCCGGCCGCGCTGTCCGCGGCCCTCGACCGGCTCGCCGCCGGGGAATACGCGTGGCTCGTCGTCTCGAGCATCACCACGGTGCGCGCGCTCAAGGAGGCCGCGGCCGGCCGCGGGACCACGCTCGCCGAGCTTGTCCCGGAGGCCGTGCACGTCGCGACCATCGGGCCGAGCTCGCGCCGGGTCCTCGAGGCCGAGGGGCTGCGGGTGGACCTCGCGCCGGGCGACCGGCAGTCCGCCGAGGGGCTCGTCGAACTGTGGTCCTGGCTCGACGACGGCGCTGCCGGGGCCGATGGTGCCGGTGTCGCTCGCGTCCTCGTCCCGCAGAGCAACCTCGCCGCGCCCACGCTCGCCGAGGGCCTGGCGGCCAAGGGCTGGGCGGTGGAGGCGGTCACCGCCTACCGCACCGTGGACTACCCGGCCGACCCGGCCCGGCGCCTCACCGCGGTGCTGGCGGTGGCCGCGGGCGAGGGCGGCGAGGAGGCGCCCGGCGTCGTCCTCACCCCTCACGAAGCGAACGGCGAGCTCGCCGCGGGCCGGATCGACGCCGTCGTCGCCGCCTCGCCGAGCGCCGCCCGGAGGATCCACGAGACGCTGCGCCCGCTCGAGGCGGTCCAGCTCATCGCGATCGGCGAGCCGACCGCCGCAGAACTGCGTGCCCTCGGCCTCACCGTCGGTGCGACCGCCGCGACCCCCACCCCGGAGGGGATCGCGGAGGCCGTGGCGCGCTCGCTGTACCGCTGA
- the hemQ gene encoding hydrogen peroxide-dependent heme synthase: protein MSHTSVESVTKAAGEGDAAEQQFFTLWTVFRRVPGAAAPAGSAVTEFESLVARLASAGVTVRGTYDVSAMRADADIMVWLHGPQPEALQQGVRDIRRSELFDGTEIAWSAMGVHREAEFAKGHTPAFSRGVEPSTWLTVYPFVRSYEWYLLPADERARMLRDHGMLGRDFPQVLSNTVSAFALGDWEWLLALEAPELVDLVDMMRHLRYTDARNHVREEVPFYTGRRISAAEIAEVLA, encoded by the coding sequence ATGAGCCACACATCCGTCGAATCTGTCACCAAAGCCGCGGGCGAGGGTGACGCTGCAGAGCAGCAGTTCTTCACCCTCTGGACCGTGTTCCGCCGCGTCCCGGGCGCTGCCGCCCCCGCCGGAAGCGCCGTGACCGAGTTCGAGTCGCTCGTGGCGCGCCTCGCGTCCGCGGGCGTCACCGTCCGCGGCACCTACGACGTCTCCGCGATGCGCGCCGACGCCGACATCATGGTGTGGCTGCACGGGCCGCAGCCGGAGGCGCTCCAGCAGGGCGTGCGCGATATCCGCCGCAGCGAGCTCTTCGACGGCACCGAGATCGCCTGGTCCGCCATGGGCGTGCACCGCGAGGCCGAGTTCGCCAAGGGCCACACCCCCGCGTTCTCCCGCGGGGTCGAGCCGAGCACGTGGCTGACCGTGTACCCGTTCGTCCGCTCCTACGAGTGGTACCTGCTCCCCGCCGACGAGCGCGCCCGCATGCTGCGCGACCACGGCATGCTCGGACGCGACTTCCCGCAGGTCCTGTCCAACACCGTCTCCGCCTTCGCGCTCGGGGACTGGGAGTGGCTCCTCGCGCTCGAGGCCCCCGAGCTGGTGGACCTCGTGGACATGATGCGCCACCTGCGCTACACCGATGCCCGCAACCACGTCCGCGAGGAAGTCCCGTTCTACACCGGGCGCCGCATCTCCGCGGCCGAGATCGCAGAGGTGCTCGCGTGA
- the hemB gene encoding porphobilinogen synthase: MGFPTHRPRRLRQTPALRRLVAQTRLHPAELILPAFVREGLSEPSPIQAMPGVVQHTMDSLRRAAAEAAELGLGGIMLFGVPEERDAEGSAGLDPDGVLNAGIRAVREEVGDSLVVMSDVCLDEFTDHGHCGVLDAEGRVDNDATLEIYGRMAVAQAEAGAHVLGPSGMMDGQVGVIRQALDAAGRQDVAILAYAAKYASPFYGPFREAVDSQLKGDRRTYQMDAANRREAMLEVELDLEEGADMLMVKPAMSFLDILADVAAMSPVPVAAYQISGEYSMIEAAAANGWIDRQASILESVLGIRRAGANMVLTYWAPEIAGWLKES; encoded by the coding sequence ATGGGCTTCCCGACCCACCGCCCCCGCCGACTGCGCCAGACCCCGGCGCTGCGCCGGCTCGTCGCCCAGACGCGCCTGCACCCCGCCGAGCTCATCCTCCCCGCCTTCGTCCGCGAGGGCCTCTCCGAGCCGTCGCCGATCCAGGCCATGCCCGGCGTCGTCCAGCACACCATGGACTCGCTGCGGCGCGCCGCCGCCGAGGCGGCCGAGCTGGGCCTCGGCGGGATCATGCTCTTCGGCGTGCCCGAGGAGCGCGACGCCGAGGGCTCCGCGGGCCTCGACCCAGACGGCGTGCTCAATGCCGGCATCCGCGCCGTCCGCGAGGAGGTCGGCGACTCCCTCGTGGTGATGAGCGACGTGTGCCTCGACGAGTTCACCGACCACGGCCACTGCGGCGTCCTCGATGCCGAGGGCCGGGTGGACAACGACGCCACGCTCGAGATCTACGGCCGCATGGCCGTGGCCCAGGCCGAGGCGGGCGCCCACGTCCTCGGCCCCTCCGGCATGATGGACGGCCAGGTCGGCGTGATCCGGCAGGCGCTCGACGCCGCGGGCCGGCAGGACGTGGCGATCCTCGCCTACGCCGCCAAGTACGCCTCGCCGTTCTACGGCCCGTTCCGCGAGGCCGTGGATTCCCAGCTCAAGGGCGATCGCCGCACCTACCAGATGGACGCCGCGAACCGCCGCGAGGCGATGCTCGAGGTGGAGCTGGACCTCGAGGAGGGCGCGGACATGCTCATGGTCAAGCCCGCCATGAGCTTCCTCGACATTCTGGCCGACGTCGCGGCCATGAGCCCGGTGCCCGTGGCCGCGTACCAGATCTCGGGGGAGTACTCGATGATCGAGGCCGCCGCCGCGAACGGGTGGATCGACCGGCAGGCCTCGATCCTCGAGTCGGTGCTCGGCATCCGCCGCGCCGGCGCGAACATGGTGCTCACCTACTGGGCCCCGGAGATCGCCGGCTGGCTCAAGGAGTCCTGA
- a CDS encoding ferrochelatase: MTVDGAAAPLAVSTATNPVTEAGRAAPTEYDAILLASFGGPEGQDDVIPFLRNVTRGRGIPDERLEEVSHHYRAFGGISPINAQNRELKAALEAELAAQGIDVPVYWGNRNWDPYIPQTLQEIYDAGHRKVLMLTTSVYSCYSSCRQYREDIGVALTETGLAGRLRVDKIRQYFDHPGFVAPFVEGTAAGLKQVREALDAADGSRDGEIRVLFSTHSIPTRDAEAAGRSEGEPRTFEGGSAYVAQHLANARAIMAAVGAPEVKWDLVYQSRSGAPHIPWLEPDINDHITAIAPGQDGAAALKGIVIVPLGFVSDHMEVAWDLDTEALETCSELGIEAVRVPTPGVHRDFVAGLVELLRERMAQGTVADRPHVSDLGPWYDVCRPGCCANFRADKPVISEEGVELGTAHDPRPESAALQPDGGES; this comes from the coding sequence ATCACGGTCGACGGCGCCGCCGCACCGCTCGCTGTCAGCACGGCGACGAACCCAGTCACCGAGGCCGGCCGCGCCGCTCCCACCGAGTACGACGCCATCCTGCTGGCCTCGTTCGGCGGTCCCGAGGGCCAGGACGACGTCATCCCGTTCCTGCGCAACGTCACCCGCGGCCGGGGCATCCCCGACGAGCGCCTCGAGGAGGTCAGCCACCACTACCGGGCGTTCGGCGGGATCAGCCCGATCAACGCCCAGAACCGCGAGCTCAAGGCGGCCCTCGAGGCCGAGCTCGCTGCCCAGGGCATCGACGTCCCGGTGTACTGGGGCAACCGCAACTGGGACCCGTACATCCCGCAGACGCTCCAGGAGATCTACGACGCCGGGCACCGCAAGGTCCTCATGCTCACCACGAGCGTCTACTCGTGCTACTCGAGCTGCCGGCAGTACCGCGAGGACATCGGCGTGGCCCTGACCGAGACCGGCCTCGCCGGGCGCCTCCGGGTGGACAAGATCCGCCAGTACTTCGACCACCCCGGCTTCGTGGCCCCGTTCGTCGAGGGCACCGCCGCCGGGCTCAAGCAGGTCCGCGAGGCCCTCGACGCCGCCGACGGCTCGCGCGACGGCGAGATCCGCGTCCTGTTCTCCACGCACTCGATCCCGACCCGTGACGCCGAGGCCGCCGGCCGTTCCGAGGGCGAGCCGCGCACGTTCGAGGGCGGCTCGGCCTACGTGGCCCAGCACCTCGCCAACGCGCGGGCGATCATGGCCGCCGTCGGCGCCCCGGAGGTGAAGTGGGACCTCGTGTACCAGTCCCGCTCGGGCGCGCCGCACATCCCGTGGCTCGAGCCCGACATCAACGACCACATCACCGCGATCGCCCCCGGCCAGGACGGCGCTGCCGCTCTCAAGGGCATCGTCATCGTCCCGCTCGGGTTCGTGAGCGACCACATGGAGGTCGCGTGGGACCTCGACACCGAGGCCCTCGAGACCTGCTCCGAGCTCGGCATCGAGGCCGTCCGCGTCCCCACCCCGGGCGTCCACCGCGACTTCGTGGCCGGCCTCGTGGAGCTGCTCCGCGAGCGCATGGCCCAGGGCACCGTGGCGGACCGTCCGCACGTGAGCGACCTCGGCCCGTGGTACGACGTGTGCCGCCCCGGGTGCTGCGCCAACTTCCGCGCCGACAAGCCGGTCATCTCCGAGGAGGGCGTCGAGCTGGGCACCGCCCACGACCCGCGCCCGGAATCGGCCGCGCTCCAGCCGGACGGCGGCGAGAGCTGA